In Mycolicibacterium phocaicum, one DNA window encodes the following:
- a CDS encoding carbon-nitrogen hydrolase family protein, with the protein MITVGMFQGPQESGTVAENLKAIAAAARRAADAGCRILVTPEMSATGYNIGTEIAARAESADGPIFQAVRNIARDNGIAVVYGYPEVTEGMPYNSVQVVDRDGAALANYRKTHLYGFDREFFTPGADWVAQFELDGVTCGLLICYDIEFPENARAHADAGTQWLVVPTGLMEPWSFVATHIVPARAYESQLFLSYVNRTGFENGLEYCGLSCTIAPDTTELCRAGRTEDLLVTHIDPAVVAVSRAVNTHLGDRRRDLYQENQTR; encoded by the coding sequence ATGATCACCGTCGGCATGTTCCAAGGCCCGCAGGAATCCGGGACCGTCGCCGAGAATCTCAAGGCCATCGCCGCGGCGGCCCGGCGGGCCGCCGACGCCGGCTGCCGGATCCTCGTCACGCCCGAGATGTCGGCCACGGGTTACAACATCGGCACCGAGATCGCCGCCCGCGCCGAGTCCGCCGACGGCCCGATCTTCCAGGCGGTCCGGAACATCGCGCGCGACAACGGGATCGCCGTCGTCTACGGGTATCCCGAGGTCACGGAAGGCATGCCATACAACAGCGTCCAGGTCGTCGACCGGGACGGCGCAGCCCTGGCCAACTACCGCAAGACCCACCTGTATGGCTTCGACCGCGAGTTCTTCACCCCGGGCGCCGACTGGGTCGCGCAGTTCGAACTCGACGGCGTCACCTGCGGACTGCTGATCTGCTATGACATCGAATTCCCGGAGAACGCCCGCGCGCACGCCGACGCCGGCACCCAGTGGCTCGTCGTCCCCACCGGGCTCATGGAGCCGTGGAGTTTCGTTGCGACGCATATCGTTCCGGCGCGCGCCTACGAGAGCCAGCTGTTCCTGTCGTACGTCAACCGCACGGGCTTCGAGAACGGCCTCGAGTACTGCGGACTGAGCTGCACCATCGCGCCCGACACGACCGAACTGTGTCGCGCCGGCCGGACCGAGGACCTCCTCGTCACCCACATCGATCCCGCCGTGGTGGCCGTGTCCCGCGCCGTCAACACCCATCTCGGCGATCGCCGCCGAGATCTCTACCAGGAGAACCAGACCCGATGA
- a CDS encoding flavin monoamine oxidase family protein, whose protein sequence is MTVPQPIEETQLSETGPRSSDKPITMFGPDFPFAYDDYVSSADGLGEIPADRHGTEVAIVGAGCAGLTAAYELMKMGLKPVVYEADQIGGRMRSIPFEHAPDAVAEMGAMRFPPTSTTLYQYFDKVGIETIEFPNPLGPATPSTVVDLKGQTYYAEKLADLPQAFTDVADAWRKTLEDGADLHAIQNAIRERDTQALKSAWGKLVRELDDETFWGFLTKSHHFKSFELREIFGKVGFGTGGWDTDYPSSMLEILRVVLTEADDNHRGVVGGSQQLPLRLWKRSPQRLAHWPAGTSLESLHGGRTRGAVTDIRRMHPNRYTITDADGETRTYDAVIVTAQSWMLLNNIRCDDDLFPSNVWSAIEQTHYMGSSKVFILVDRPFWKDKDAQGRDVMSMTLTDRMSRGTYLLDQGLDADGNEKPGVICLSYTWEDDSRKIVPLGATERMDLMLKSLQAIYPNVDIRSHIIETPKTVSWETERNFMGAFKANLPGHYRYQELLYTHFMQRDLDARHRGIYLAGDDISWTAGWAEGAITTALNAVWAVMDQFGGSTSPTNPGPGDVFDMIAPVRLTDEI, encoded by the coding sequence ATGACCGTCCCCCAGCCCATCGAAGAGACGCAGCTGTCGGAGACCGGACCGCGGTCGTCCGACAAGCCGATCACCATGTTCGGTCCCGACTTCCCGTTCGCGTACGACGACTACGTGTCCTCCGCCGACGGCCTCGGCGAGATCCCGGCCGACCGCCACGGCACCGAGGTCGCGATCGTCGGCGCCGGTTGCGCGGGCCTCACCGCCGCCTACGAACTCATGAAGATGGGCCTGAAACCCGTTGTGTACGAGGCGGATCAGATCGGCGGCCGGATGCGGTCCATCCCGTTTGAGCACGCCCCGGACGCGGTCGCCGAGATGGGCGCCATGCGCTTCCCACCCACGTCGACGACGCTGTACCAGTACTTCGACAAGGTCGGCATCGAGACCATCGAATTCCCGAACCCGCTGGGCCCCGCGACGCCCAGCACCGTTGTCGACCTCAAGGGCCAGACGTACTACGCCGAGAAGCTCGCCGACCTGCCGCAGGCCTTCACCGACGTCGCCGACGCCTGGCGCAAGACGCTCGAGGACGGCGCCGACCTGCACGCGATCCAGAACGCCATCCGCGAACGCGACACCCAGGCCCTGAAGTCCGCGTGGGGCAAGCTCGTTCGCGAACTCGACGACGAGACGTTCTGGGGCTTTCTGACCAAGTCGCACCACTTCAAGTCGTTCGAGCTGCGCGAGATCTTCGGCAAGGTCGGCTTCGGCACGGGCGGCTGGGACACCGACTACCCGAGCTCGATGCTCGAAATCCTGCGCGTGGTGCTCACCGAGGCCGACGACAACCACCGCGGCGTGGTCGGCGGTTCGCAGCAACTGCCGCTGCGGTTGTGGAAGCGTTCCCCGCAGCGCCTCGCCCACTGGCCCGCCGGTACCTCGCTCGAATCGCTGCACGGCGGCCGGACCCGCGGCGCCGTCACCGACATCCGGCGCATGCACCCGAACCGCTACACCATCACCGACGCCGACGGCGAGACGCGCACCTACGACGCCGTCATCGTCACCGCCCAATCGTGGATGCTGCTCAACAACATTCGCTGCGACGACGACCTGTTCCCGTCCAACGTGTGGTCGGCCATCGAGCAGACGCACTACATGGGTTCGTCCAAGGTGTTCATACTGGTCGACCGCCCGTTCTGGAAGGACAAGGACGCTCAGGGCCGCGACGTCATGTCGATGACTCTGACCGACCGGATGAGCCGCGGCACCTATCTGCTCGACCAGGGGCTCGACGCCGACGGCAACGAGAAGCCCGGCGTCATCTGCCTGTCGTACACCTGGGAGGACGACTCCCGGAAGATCGTGCCGCTGGGCGCCACCGAGCGCATGGATCTGATGCTCAAGTCGCTGCAGGCGATCTACCCGAACGTGGACATCCGCAGCCACATCATCGAGACGCCCAAGACGGTCTCATGGGAGACCGAGCGCAACTTCATGGGTGCATTCAAGGCGAACCTGCCGGGCCACTACCGCTACCAGGAGCTGCTGTACACGCACTTCATGCAGCGTGACCTCGACGCGCGCCATCGCGGCATCTACCTGGCGGGCGACGACATCTCGTGGACGGCGGGCTGGGCAGAGGGCGCGATCACCACGGCGCTCAACGCGGTGTGGGCCGTGATGGACCAGTTCGGCGGGTCGACCTCGCCCACCAACCCCGGTCCGGGCGACGTCTTCGACATGATCGCCCCGGTCCGGCTGACCGACGAAATCTAA
- a CDS encoding helix-turn-helix domain-containing protein yields MRQSKASRDQMMTQLRNAYESGASIRSLVATSGKSYGSVHSMLVQSGAVMRSRGGPNHRSRKIA; encoded by the coding sequence ATGAGGCAATCCAAGGCATCTCGCGACCAGATGATGACCCAGCTGCGTAACGCCTACGAGAGCGGCGCCAGTATCAGGTCATTGGTGGCCACGTCCGGAAAATCCTATGGGTCGGTGCACAGCATGCTGGTGCAGTCCGGCGCGGTGATGCGCAGCCGCGGCGGCCCGAACCACCGCAGCCGCAAGATCGCCTGA
- a CDS encoding ABC-F family ATP-binding cassette domain-containing protein — MITATDLEVRAGARTLLAFEGSALRIQPGDRIGLVGRNGAGKTTTLRILAGEGQPYAGTVERIGEVGYLPQDPKEGDLDVLARDRVLSARGLDTLLADLEKQQAIMAEVVDEAARDKAVRRYGVLEERFSALGGYAAESDAGRICASLGLPDRVLTQPLRTLSGGQRRRIELARILFAASEGSGSNTTLLLDEPTNHLDADSIGWLRTFLQSHTGGLVVISHDVELLADVVNRVWFLDAVRGEADVYNMGWQKYLDARATDEQRRRRERANAEKKAGALRAQAAKMGAKATKAVAAQNMLRRAERMIAELDAERVADKVAKIKFPTPAPCGKTPLIVKGLTKTYGSLEIFTGVDLAIDRGSRVVVLGLNGAGKTTLLRLLAGVETADAGGIEPGYGLKIGYFAQEHDTLDNAATVWENIRHAAPDTGEQDLRGLLGAFMFTGPQLDQPAGTLSGGEKTRLALAGLVASTANVLLLDEPTNNLDPASREQVLDALRSYAGSVVLVTHDPGAAEALNPQRVLLLPDATEDFWSDTYRDLIELA; from the coding sequence GTGATCACCGCAACGGACCTGGAGGTCCGCGCCGGAGCGCGCACGCTGCTGGCCTTCGAGGGTTCCGCGCTGCGGATCCAGCCGGGCGACCGGATCGGTCTGGTCGGCCGCAACGGTGCCGGCAAGACCACGACGCTGCGCATCCTGGCCGGTGAAGGCCAGCCGTATGCCGGGACGGTCGAGCGCATCGGCGAGGTCGGTTACCTGCCGCAGGATCCGAAGGAAGGCGATCTGGACGTCCTGGCCCGCGACCGGGTGCTCTCGGCCCGCGGCCTGGACACGCTGCTGGCCGACCTGGAGAAGCAGCAGGCCATCATGGCCGAGGTGGTCGACGAGGCCGCCCGCGACAAGGCGGTGCGCCGGTACGGCGTTCTGGAGGAACGGTTTTCGGCCCTCGGTGGATACGCCGCCGAGAGCGACGCCGGCCGCATCTGCGCCAGCCTGGGCCTGCCGGACCGGGTGCTGACGCAGCCGCTGCGGACCCTGTCCGGTGGTCAGCGTCGCCGTATCGAACTGGCCCGCATCCTGTTCGCGGCCTCGGAGGGCTCCGGTTCCAACACCACGCTGCTGCTGGATGAGCCGACCAACCACCTCGACGCCGACTCCATCGGTTGGCTGCGCACGTTCCTGCAGAGCCACACCGGCGGTCTCGTGGTCATCAGCCACGACGTCGAACTGCTCGCCGACGTGGTGAACCGGGTGTGGTTCCTCGACGCCGTGCGCGGCGAGGCCGACGTCTACAACATGGGCTGGCAGAAGTACCTCGACGCCCGCGCCACCGACGAGCAGCGCCGGCGCCGTGAGCGCGCCAACGCCGAGAAGAAGGCGGGTGCGCTGCGGGCGCAGGCCGCCAAGATGGGCGCCAAGGCCACCAAAGCCGTTGCCGCACAGAACATGCTGCGCCGCGCCGAGCGCATGATCGCCGAGCTCGACGCCGAGCGGGTGGCCGACAAGGTCGCCAAGATCAAGTTCCCGACGCCGGCGCCGTGCGGCAAGACCCCGCTGATCGTCAAGGGCCTGACCAAGACCTACGGCTCGCTGGAGATCTTCACCGGCGTGGACCTCGCGATCGACCGGGGTTCGCGGGTCGTGGTCCTCGGCCTCAACGGCGCCGGTAAGACGACGCTGTTGCGCCTGCTGGCCGGGGTGGAGACCGCCGACGCCGGCGGCATCGAACCGGGCTACGGCCTCAAGATCGGGTACTTCGCGCAGGAGCACGACACCCTCGACAACGCCGCGACGGTGTGGGAGAACATCCGGCACGCCGCCCCAGACACCGGGGAACAGGATCTGCGTGGCCTGCTGGGCGCGTTCATGTTCACGGGCCCGCAGCTGGATCAGCCCGCCGGCACGCTGTCCGGTGGTGAGAAGACCCGGTTGGCGCTGGCCGGCCTGGTCGCCTCGACTGCCAACGTGCTGCTGCTCGACGAGCCGACCAACAACCTCGATCCGGCGTCGCGCGAGCAGGTGCTCGACGCGCTGCGCAGTTACGCCGGTTCGGTGGTGCTCGTGACGCACGATCCGGGCGCGGCCGAAGCGCTCAATCCGCAGCGCGTGCTGCTGCTGCCCGACGCCACCGAGGACTTCTGGTCGGACACCTACCGCGATCTCATCGAATTGGCCTGA
- a CDS encoding enoyl-CoA hydratase encodes MQGVTEQNPLVLVDRPRPGVALVTLNRPERMNSMAFDVMVPLKAALDDVTNDNDVRAVVLTGAGRGFSSGADHKSAGSVPHVAGLTRPTFALRSMEVLDDVILALRKLHQPVIAAVNGAAIGGGLCLALACDIRVAGEGAYFRAAGINNGLTASELGLSYLLPRAIGTSRAFEVMLTGRDIDSAEAERIGLVSRTVADDQLLQTCFDMAERIGSFSRPGIELTKRTLWSGLDAGSLESHMQAEGLGQLFIRLLTANFEEAVAARAEKRPAVFTDDK; translated from the coding sequence GTGCAGGGCGTGACCGAACAGAACCCACTGGTACTCGTCGACCGCCCGCGCCCCGGCGTGGCGCTGGTCACCCTGAACCGCCCCGAGCGGATGAACTCGATGGCGTTCGACGTCATGGTCCCGCTCAAGGCGGCGCTCGATGACGTCACCAACGACAACGATGTGCGCGCGGTCGTCCTGACCGGCGCGGGGCGCGGGTTCTCCTCCGGCGCCGACCACAAGTCGGCCGGCTCGGTGCCGCACGTCGCGGGGCTCACCCGGCCGACGTTCGCGCTGCGGTCCATGGAAGTGCTCGACGACGTCATCCTCGCCCTACGCAAGCTGCATCAACCGGTTATCGCGGCGGTCAACGGGGCGGCGATCGGCGGTGGCCTGTGCCTCGCGCTGGCGTGCGACATCCGCGTCGCCGGCGAGGGCGCCTACTTCCGGGCCGCGGGCATCAACAACGGTCTGACGGCGAGCGAATTGGGCCTGTCCTATCTGCTGCCGCGGGCCATCGGCACGTCGCGGGCGTTCGAGGTGATGCTCACCGGACGGGACATCGACTCGGCGGAGGCCGAGCGGATCGGTCTGGTGTCGCGGACCGTCGCCGACGATCAGCTCCTGCAAACCTGCTTCGACATGGCCGAGCGCATCGGCTCGTTCTCCCGCCCGGGAATTGAATTGACCAAGCGGACTCTCTGGAGTGGACTGGACGCCGGTAGTCTGGAGAGCCATATGCAGGCCGAAGGCCTGGGTCAGCTCTTCATCCGACTGCTCACCGCCAACTTCGAAGAGGCGGTTGCTGCGCGCGCCGAGAAACGACCCGCGGTCTTCACGGACGACAAGTAA
- the trxA gene encoding thioredoxin, whose product MSTKDITAAEFNGIISDNDIVLVDFWASWCGPCRAFAPTFTASSEKHPDVFHAKVDTEAEQALASAAEIQAIPTLMAFKKGQLVFRHSGMLAANQLDEVISQIKEFDIDAAMAEKGDGTDA is encoded by the coding sequence GTGAGCACCAAGGACATCACCGCCGCCGAATTCAACGGCATCATCAGCGACAACGACATCGTGCTGGTGGACTTCTGGGCGTCATGGTGCGGGCCGTGCCGGGCGTTCGCTCCGACGTTCACCGCATCGTCCGAGAAGCACCCCGACGTCTTCCACGCCAAGGTCGACACCGAGGCCGAGCAGGCGCTGGCCTCCGCGGCCGAAATCCAGGCCATCCCGACCCTGATGGCGTTCAAGAAGGGCCAGCTGGTGTTCCGGCACTCGGGCATGCTGGCGGCCAATCAGCTCGACGAGGTCATCAGCCAGATCAAGGAATTCGACATCGACGCCGCGATGGCCGAAAAGGGCGACGGCACCGACGCCTGA